The DNA sequence GGTGTGGCCGTGTTGATACCGATGTTAAGGATATTTAATGCCACGCCTTTACCCTGTAGATATTCCGATACTTCCAGCAGGTGGCGGGTATTACGGGCGAGGCGATCCAGTTTCGTGACTTGCACTGTGTCACCTTCGCGGACAAACTCCAGCATTGCTTTTAGCTCAGGACGGTCATCCTTGGCTCCGCTGATTTTTTCCCGGAATACCTTCTCGCAGTCGGATAGGGCTTTGAGTTGAGTATCCAGACTTTGCCCGGTGGTGGACACGCGGGCGTAACCGACTGTAGCCATTTAGGACTCCTTACCCTGCCAATAGGCCATGCTATGCTGCACAAACCTGCCAAAATGCCAGAACAGCCCTGTGGCATGACCTGAACGGGCATTCCATAGCGGTGCTGGCGGCAGATCTTTAGGGCATGGCCTAATGGCTCGGGTCTAGTTGAGATGGGGGGATTAGAAGAAATCTTTGTCGGGGGTATAGCGGCCCATCATTCCCCGAAAGAAGATAGTGGCGAAGGTGGTTAACGCCATGATTACGGCTTCGAGTAATAGCGCTTTCCAGTTCATAACCAGCCTCTCTCCGCGAACGATACAGTTCGACCACCACCAACGACGATGTGATCCAGTACACGGACGTCTATCAGCTCCATCGCCTTCTTTATCCGTTCGGTAATGGTCCTGTCAGCCCCTGATGGCTCAGGATAACCTGACGGATGATTATGAGAGCAGATGATAGCAGCGGCGTTCAGACAAAGCGCCAGACGGGCTATCTCGCGGGGGTAGACAATCGTGGATGATATCGTGCCATAAAACATCTCCTTATACTGGATAACGCGGTTCTGCGAGTCGAGGAAGATGACGGCAAAGACCTCGTGCTCACGGTCGCCAAGCTGGAGGGCGAGGTAGCTTTCAGTTTCTTTGGAGGACACCAGCGATTCATTACGGTAGAGCCGTGCCGTTAGCAGCTCCCGGGCCTGGTTGATTATATCGTGCATAGTAATCTCCTATGGTTGTATGCACGTTTCTTGTACCGGGGAGAATGGTCAATATTGAATTACGGCGAGGGTATAAGGGATGTAAAAGTGTTACTTTTGTTACCATGCCAAATCGTGAATCGTAACACTGAAGACATTGATATGACGGCATGTGCCCATTGTTACGACTGTTACCGAGAAAATTCATGTCTAGGGTGTGTCCCGTAACTATTTTTTGTACAATCAGGGACATGATTTCATCACAAGAAGTGCTTTAATTTGGCTCGTTACGATTTCCCCGATGAAGCCTGGGCGCTGATTTCTCCCATGCTGCCACCTGAAAGAGGCTCTTCCCAAGGCGGGCGTCCTTACTTTGCGCATAGACATGTCATGAATGGCATATTTTGGGTGCTTTGCTCCGGCGCGCCGTGGCGGGATTTACCTGAGCGTTATGGTCAATGGAAAACCATTTACAACCGTTTCAATCGGTGGTCTAAAGCCGGAATAATGAACAGTATTTTCAATAAATTACTCCAGATTCTGGATGAAAAAGCGCTGATTGACTGGGATATTATCGCGCTGGATGGCAGTAACGTTCGCGCCCTGAAAGCGGCCGCCGGTGCGAAAAAAAACATCCCGATGAATGCGAGGACCATGGGCTGGGTCGCTCTCGCGGCGGCTTTGGCACCAAAATCCATCTGGCGACAGATGGCACAGGATTACCGCTGAGTTTTTGCCTGAGCGGTGGACAGGCCCACGAAAGCCGATACGCGGAAACGTTGCTCAACCGGGTCGGGATTATCCGAAAAAGCGGGCATCTGAAATCACGTCCCAAAGCGGTGCTGGCGGATAAGGGTTATTCAGGTAAAAACCTTCGCATTCATTTGAAAATGAAAGGAATAAAAGCGGTTATTCCGTTTAAATCGAATGAGAAGGCCAGTCAGGACGGACGTCGGCTCCTCGACACGCGCCTATACAAAAAACGCAATGTCGTGGAGCGTTGCTTTGCGATACTCAAAGAAAATCGCCGTATTGCCACCCGCTCGGAGAAAACAGCCAGAAACTACCTGAGTATGCTAAAACTGGGAGCGATCAGGTTATTTTTAAAGCGGTTGTTAAGTTAAGGGACACAGCCTAGGACAGGGACCTTCATTTCAGAATGACGCTGAATGGTCTCACTTATGGTGCTCTTATCGACCGCCTGGTGCTAGGAGCGGACTTTTTATAACTTTTGCGTATAAAATCACCGTGCAAAGACCTTCTGAGTTATGTGCACCTAAGTCAAGATCACCAAATCTGCATTGCAGTGCTCAAACGAATTAATTTTACAAGTAAATTTTGATTTTTAACCTGTTAGCTTGTTTAAGCTCATATTAGCTTTGTACAATAATGTTTATCTTGACTTCCGGCATGTGTCCAAAAAGTCTTCAATCAGTCTCAGACATAATATTTAGGTAAAATTGCGTTGTTTGCGACTCTATAGCAGCCAATTAGATAAGACCATCAGGATGGGATAAATGGCCAATGTGCGGATAAAACCTAGTGATCATGAACACAGTATTCTATATGCAGAAACTGGTGGTGCCTGTCCACTCTGCAAATCTGCAATCATGTCCAAAAAACCTGGTTCGAAGAAGCCAATATCTCTGTATGAAATAGCACATATTTATCCCTTGAACCCAAACAGCTTGCAAATTACAGCATTGAGTAATTATCCTGCCCCCGAGGATATTAACTCACTGGAAAACTATATTCTGCTATGCCCTACATGTCACACTAACTATGACAAAGACTTCAAAATAGAAGAATATTTACACCTGAAAAACATTAAGAAAATATTTCTTGATGATGCTAATGCTAAGCTAGCTGCTTCGCAATACGCCTTGCAAGATGAAGTAAATGAAATCCTTGATCTGATCTCAATGGATGATGGTAGTTATGAAGATCTTTCTGAATCCGAATTCAACATAAATTCTATTGATAAGAAACTTAAGTCTAACATCAGTTCACTACTCAAAAGGGAAATACGACATAATATTACTGACTTTTTCATACCTATCAGAAATCACATCCGTATTATTGAGCAAGAAAATCAATTATCTATTAAATTGCTTCAATGTCAGATACACACTTTTTACTTAGCCATGCAAAAGCAACATCCTGAAAATAAGGATTTAGTATTTAAATACGTATCTGAATGGATTTGTCAAAAATCAGGAAAATCTTTAATGGCGTCCAAAATCCTGACTTCCTTTTTTATTCAAAGTTGTGAGGTATTTGATGTTAGTTCCAAGTAAATTCACGACACTAGAAGAGTCTACCATTTACAAAATGATATCAATCCTTTCAAATAGAGAGGAAGGGGAAAGTATTTCTGACCTATTAAATAGAACATCAGAACAATTCACTGACACATCAGAACTCATATATGCGCTGGACATTCTTTATGTTCTTGACTTACTCAATATAGATCAATCCGGGAATATTAAATATGCTCCGTAAAGTATCATGCGATTTATTTAATAAAGGAGAGATTATCTTCGGTTATGGTTTAAATGTCATTCTTGGAGATAATGATGCTAAAAACTCAATTGGAAAATCAACTGCTCTAATGGTTGTAGATTTTGCAATGGGCGGAAATTCTTTATTGAAAGATAAAGCTGGCGTAATCAAGGCCCTTGGTCATCATAGATATAATTTTGAATTTAACTTCGGCGGAGTTCCTTACTTCTTTTCAAGAACAACTGAATTTTCCAATACGGTTCAAATATGTAATGACAATTATATTTCAGTAGATGAAATAAACATTGATGCTTATACTGACATGCTCAAATCAAAATATGAAATGGGTCATTTAAGTAGTAGCTTCAGGAGTGTAGCTGGCCCTTTCAGCAGGATTTGGAATAAAGGTGAGCTTGACCCTGAACATCCTTTTGCAGGAGATGAAAAAGAATCAGAAGCCGTTGCAGTTAACCGTCTAATTGATATTTTCGAATATACCGATGAGATTTCTGGTGAAAAAACTGTCCTTGATGAACAGGAAAAGAAAAAAAGTATCATTTCAAAATCGATGAAAGCAGAAATAATTCCTAATATTAACAAAACTAAATACAATGAAAACCTAAAGATCATTTCTGACAATGCACAAGTTATAGATGGGCTGAAAACTGGCTTCAATGGAGCTTTAAGTGCATACGAAGCATTATTCGATGCTGAGCTACGTTCGACACAGCAATACGTTAATGAACTAACACATAAGAAGCAAAAGCTCTTATCTAGAGCCACACGTTTAGAACGCGACATTATGGGGATAACACCAAAACTTGCTGCAAACATCGCTCTAGTACAAGAATTCATACCCAGCGTAAATACTGAACGATTGCATAAAGTTGAGGCCTTTCATCAAGGTATCTGCAAATTAGTTGGAAAAGAGCTTAAGAAAGATCTAACTAATGTAAAAGTTGAGATTGATGCTATCACGTCGGAGATTAGCGAATTGGAGAGTATAATTCGCTCAAGTCTAGCTAAAAAGGGTACTCCCGATGACTTGTTCAAGCGTGTCTTCGAATTGAAAGAAAAAACAGATAAAGCTGTATTAGAAAACAAATACTATGAAACTAAGGTAGCTGCAACTGAACAAGTAAAACTTACAAAAGAACGATTAAACAATATTTATAATGGGATTTTTCTGACAATTGAGCATGTATTAAATTTCAAACTCAGCAATTTTAACAAAGTCGTTTACGGGCCAACCCGAAATCCATCCCAATTGCGAATAAACAGTGAAAAATCGTATACCTTCACTTCTCCAGAGGATACGGGGACAGGAAAGTCGTATGCAGGATTAGTTGGTTTTGACCTTGCAATGCTATCGTTGACCAAACTTCCATTTGTTATTCATGACTCAGTCATATATAAAAATATTGAAGTTCCTGCCACGAGGAACATCCTAAGAATTCTCTCCACCATGAATAAAAAACAAATATTTCTAGCTTTTGATGAAGCAACAAAATTTGGCTCAAAAGCTGAAAGAATATTGATAAGTCATTCAAGATTAAAACTAAGTGATAGTTCATTGCTCTATATAAAAGACTGGAGAGAAAAGTCTATAATTGGATAACAGGTATTTTCTCATCAGAACCAACCGCCAGAGGCAGAGCAGCGTTCCTGGCGGTTCGTGTAAGTTACCACTTCGAACGGCAAAACAAATAATTATTTTCAAAACTGGCTGAAGTGTTAACAATTCATCCTAATTTAAAAATGGATATCTGAATCGACACTAGTTTTTTAATCACTTTTTGGACAAAAGTGCCAACCTCTACTTCTCACTCTTAGCTGAAAATTAAATCTTCTGTTCAGGTCATTACAATGGAAGTATACGGATATAAAAGCAGATAGCAGAGAAGTGAAGTGTTAATTTTGTTACCAGAAAATATAGAAAAGCGTAACAACAAAATTGTTGATATAATAGCGTGCAATCACTGTTACGGCTGTTACCTTGGAAAATTTGTCACTGAAAAGGGCCGGAGCCCTTTTTTTGTATTTCAGAATGATGCTGGATATGGATATGAGTAGCTTTCAGACTTATTACGAGTTTCTTCGATATCCTGATTGAAATCATCAATATTTATTTTCTTGAAGCTGACGCCGAGCGATATTTCGAAATACTCCACCATTTGTGTGAAAGTGTTGGCTCCACCATGACGGCCATCTTTTAAAGCTTTGCTCAGGGTTGTATTAACAGATCGGATATTGGATGTGTTCGGCGCATTATTCGACGCCTTTACAAGTTCCTTTAAGATTTTCAGCGTTTTCGGTTCCCCTTTGATTTTCCGATTGTTGTCATCAGTCAGGCAGATAAATGTCTGAAGCACTCTGATGAGACGCTTCATTTGGGGATTCCAATTTGAGTTTGACGGTTTTGAACCTACAATACCAGATCCGCCCCTTGAAGACTCACCAGTTAGGGGGTTATACGATGGAATATTCTCTGGTAGTTGTCCGTTCAGATCAAACCAGCCCTTTGCTGCATGAAGCCCACAGGTAAAATACCCGGTATGTTCAGGATTATCCCTGCTGGTGAACAGGAAAAGATAATAGTCCGTCGTTAATGGCTGTTGGTGATAACCAATCTTTTCCTGCCCTGGTAGAAGTGTCGTTTTAGTTATAGCTTCAACTTTATACTGCTTGTATGCCGCCTCTCGTACCGCTTGAGTGGTCTTGCTGTACTCCTTAGGCCAATCCATAGAGCTCTCCAACTTGATGTTTTTTAACGGTAACAAAGGTAACAGCGTAACATGCAGTTATATCAACGTTCTCGCTGTTACCGCCCATTTTAAGCAATCGTAACAACGTAACAAAGGGGGCAGAGCCCCCAGTGAATTACACGGCATATGGTGAATCATCACTCTGTGCTTGCGGCGGCGGCTCAGGTTCGTCGCCCAAAAGCTTCCCCGAAATGACGTAAACCTTACGAGTACCCACGCCATGTATCCGCTTTGTTACGCTAGCAGTACTCGGAAGATAACCATTATCATACAAAATCTTAGCTACGTTTCGGTGTTCCAACCCCCGGCACAACTCGCTCTTGAACGCGGCTGGGTAAACCAAGAAGTCTGAACCATCCTTCGCCCCCCAGACCGGACCATTAGCCGCCTGTCCAAAGCGTGAATCCCCCCATGTAAGTAGCTGGGCCTTGACAGACTCAATTGCCTGATTTGACTCGTGGGAGCCTTCCCCGCGTCCTGCCAGCCAACTATCGAAGCAAGCCTTGACGCCACGGAGTGACTCACCTTCGGGCCATCCCGTAATATCCGAGGCCAGCTCTCCGGCAGCAGCCACGAGAGCAAAGCGGTTAGCAGCACGTTTGATCTGACCATCTGCTCCGTCTGGCACATGAACAAGAAATTCAGCCATCAGCTTCTTGAGCCTGCTGGTAAATCCCGCCTTATCCGCCGTAAGTAGCCGCAGAAAGGCACGGGCAGCCGTACCGTAGAAACGCTTACTGTCACGGTTCAGGGCCTCAGCGAAGCTGGCACCATCGGCACAATCATGGAGTTCCTCGAACAGCCCCAACCCCTTACCAGCATCTGCCGGAATATCGATAAAACGCACTTCCTGCCCGGCTTTAACCTTCTTGCCATGCTGCTCCATCAGGTTCGACAGCGATACTTCTCCCGCTGACATGAAGATCAAACGCCACGTTTTAATTGCTGCTGCACCTCCTGTCCGGTTTGCCCGTGCTTTACTCGACCCATTAGCAACCATATAGACGGTCTGAGCAGCCTCTGCGGGGTTTTCATCGGCCATCTGGCCCAACTCATCGATCACCAGTGTTGCGTCGTTATGAGCGAAGCAGACACCTTCAAGCCCGTTAGAGGTCGCACGCCATGTTACAAGCTTATCCGGGGCCCCCCAGAGAGACTTACAAACCCGAAGACCTGTCGACTTTCCCCGGCTACTCTCACTGCGGATATGAAACCCGCCAGATTCCAGTGAACTGTCCAGTTCCAGCAGTGGTCCGGCAAATCCAGCAGCAACCATCAAAACTAACCGGCTATTACCGACACACTTAGTAGCGACATTTTTCTGCCAGTCTTCCAGGCTACCTGACTGCTCATAGCCTGGGGGAGCCCCAGAGAACGACTGATAAATTACCGTCTCACTGGATGCCCCTATCGCCTCATCGGGGAGCACATAAACATCGCCAAACCATCCTGTCTGCGATACGCTCCTGGCTCTTCCTACAGGCTGAACCGTGTTGATGTAACTCTGGAGTGCCCTGAGTTCACCGGGATCATAATGCAGACCACGTGAAACTAACGGCTCCAGCATCAACGAAGGTTCTTTAATTAAAGCCGCCCTCGGCAATGCAAACTGGTGCGTATGGCCATCCATATCTGCAAACTGAAGGACCAATCCCCAGTCTTCACTCGCCTTATCACGTGACAAAGCGACTGGGTAAATAGCCGTGCTAACCTTTGCGCTAACGGATTCACGCTTCTGACACAGCCAGCCATTTGAGAAGAAGAAGCTGGGTGGAATCCCCATTCTGGCATGAGCGATAACGGGCTTCAGTTGCCTCTTCAGCTCGTCCATTCCCTCCAGCAGCATCAGATCGTTGGCATCCGTGGGCTGACTCGTCTCGTCCTGAAACTCAGGGATGAAGATAGATATCCCCTCAAATTCTTTTGCGACCTTTTCCGCTGCCTCAACTCCAGCGTTTTTCTCCTTATATTTATCGTTATCGGCAATAATGACGATTGGAACCTTTGTTTGTGAGCGAATTGATTCAACTACTGGATAAATATTCCCGCAATCGATAGCCATGATAGATGTGTATCCGGTGGCATCAAAACAGGATGCTGCTGTTGCATATCCCTCGGCAACTAATAGAGT is a window from the Dickeya lacustris genome containing:
- a CDS encoding recombinase family protein gives rise to the protein MATVGYARVSTTGQSLDTQLKALSDCEKVFREKISGAKDDRPELKAMLEFVREGDTVQVTKLDRLARNTRHLLEVSEYLQGKGVALNILNIGINTATPTGKLMLTMIGAIATFEREMMLERQAEGIALAKLKGKYKGRKATARSKSQEVIELLEKGLSKPEISRQLGIGITSIYRIVRGNRPDLLERK
- the radC gene encoding RadC family protein; its protein translation is MHDIINQARELLTARLYRNESLVSSKETESYLALQLGDREHEVFAVIFLDSQNRVIQYKEMFYGTISSTIVYPREIARLALCLNAAAIICSHNHPSGYPEPSGADRTITERIKKAMELIDVRVLDHIVVGGGRTVSFAERGWL
- a CDS encoding IS5 family transposase (programmed frameshift), which produces MARYDFPDEAWALISPMLPPERGSSQGGRPYFAHRHVMNGIFWVLCSGAPWRDLPERYGQWKTIYNRFNRWSKAGIMNSIFNKLLQILDEKALIDWDIIALDGSNVRALKAAAGAKKKHPDECEDHGLGRSRGGFGTKIHLATDGTGLPLSFCLSGGQAHESRYAETLLNRVGIIRKSGHLKSRPKAVLADKGYSGKNLRIHLKMKGIKAVIPFKSNEKASQDGRRLLDTRLYKKRNVVERCFAILKENRRIATRSEKTARNYLSMLKLGAIRLFLKRLLS
- a CDS encoding ABC-three component system protein, yielding MANVRIKPSDHEHSILYAETGGACPLCKSAIMSKKPGSKKPISLYEIAHIYPLNPNSLQITALSNYPAPEDINSLENYILLCPTCHTNYDKDFKIEEYLHLKNIKKIFLDDANAKLAASQYALQDEVNEILDLISMDDGSYEDLSESEFNINSIDKKLKSNISSLLKREIRHNITDFFIPIRNHIRIIEQENQLSIKLLQCQIHTFYLAMQKQHPENKDLVFKYVSEWICQKSGKSLMASKILTSFFIQSCEVFDVSSK
- a CDS encoding ABC-three component system middle component 7, producing MISILSNREEGESISDLLNRTSEQFTDTSELIYALDILYVLDLLNIDQSGNIKYAP
- a CDS encoding DUF2326 domain-containing protein; amino-acid sequence: MLRKVSCDLFNKGEIIFGYGLNVILGDNDAKNSIGKSTALMVVDFAMGGNSLLKDKAGVIKALGHHRYNFEFNFGGVPYFFSRTTEFSNTVQICNDNYISVDEINIDAYTDMLKSKYEMGHLSSSFRSVAGPFSRIWNKGELDPEHPFAGDEKESEAVAVNRLIDIFEYTDEISGEKTVLDEQEKKKSIISKSMKAEIIPNINKTKYNENLKIISDNAQVIDGLKTGFNGALSAYEALFDAELRSTQQYVNELTHKKQKLLSRATRLERDIMGITPKLAANIALVQEFIPSVNTERLHKVEAFHQGICKLVGKELKKDLTNVKVEIDAITSEISELESIIRSSLAKKGTPDDLFKRVFELKEKTDKAVLENKYYETKVAATEQVKLTKERLNNIYNGIFLTIEHVLNFKLSNFNKVVYGPTRNPSQLRINSEKSYTFTSPEDTGTGKSYAGLVGFDLAMLSLTKLPFVIHDSVIYKNIEVPATRNILRILSTMNKKQIFLAFDEATKFGSKAERILISHSRLKLSDSSLLYIKDWREKSIIG
- a CDS encoding TOPRIM and DUF927 domain-containing protein, which gives rise to MNIEEHNYKALYAAFQLGIEHGIVAEDAELKAVDTDHPRFKDIHDKPGKTSGYLKILSDEEGKTHRIYIRSNRPGLGEAMWNSHGLNSLSSVDRQERINELETLRTQKMLKKEAFFVENRIELAKHITSLSEVSRHPYLSRKNVSGNGLLMDGDALIIPISNYKGNFINAQRILPNGTKYFYKDCGKKGACHVIQGNDSTLLVAEGYATAASCFDATGYTSIMAIDCGNIYPVVESIRSQTKVPIVIIADNDKYKEKNAGVEAAEKVAKEFEGISIFIPEFQDETSQPTDANDLMLLEGMDELKRQLKPVIAHARMGIPPSFFFSNGWLCQKRESVSAKVSTAIYPVALSRDKASEDWGLVLQFADMDGHTHQFALPRAALIKEPSLMLEPLVSRGLHYDPGELRALQSYINTVQPVGRARSVSQTGWFGDVYVLPDEAIGASSETVIYQSFSGAPPGYEQSGSLEDWQKNVATKCVGNSRLVLMVAAGFAGPLLELDSSLESGGFHIRSESSRGKSTGLRVCKSLWGAPDKLVTWRATSNGLEGVCFAHNDATLVIDELGQMADENPAEAAQTVYMVANGSSKARANRTGGAAAIKTWRLIFMSAGEVSLSNLMEQHGKKVKAGQEVRFIDIPADAGKGLGLFEELHDCADGASFAEALNRDSKRFYGTAARAFLRLLTADKAGFTSRLKKLMAEFLVHVPDGADGQIKRAANRFALVAAAGELASDITGWPEGESLRGVKACFDSWLAGRGEGSHESNQAIESVKAQLLTWGDSRFGQAANGPVWGAKDGSDFLVYPAAFKSELCRGLEHRNVAKILYDNGYLPSTASVTKRIHGVGTRKVYVISGKLLGDEPEPPPQAQSDDSPYAV